The sequence TTCTTTTTATCTTCTCGTTACTCTTAAGCTTAAAATTTTGTTGACTATTTTTTTTATAATTTGCCATTACATAAAGCCAATTTTCTTCCTTTGACCTTAATCTAAACTTTATTTTCTCCTCTATTAAACTAGCCTGTAAAAATTGATTTTCAATAAATTCTTGTTTAAAGAAAACATCAAATAAATCATAGAACAACTCTAATTTTGGTTTATTAATCTTAAAATTTATCGATAATTTATTTAATTGACACTTCAAAATCTCAGCCCAAACATCAATATCTAGAAATTCTTTTTGCTCTTTCCTTTCACCTGTAAAAGGTGTGAGTACCGAGGATATATTTCTTTCTTTTAACTTTAAGATTAAATATCCCTTACCTACTATACCTTTGAAAAAAGATAAATCAGAAATATGTTCATTTAGATAATGACTTGATGCTGTATCCGATTTTGATATTGTGTCTATTATCAAATCTAGATTATAATCAACACTTAGTTCTCCTAAAGCATATAACGAAATTATAACTCCCCCTATTTTATTTAATTCAATTTGTGAATGTGTGTGTGTTTGTTGTAGATAATTTTCTACTAAAGTATTAAGCGAATCAATTACTAATTTATATTCATTACTGTCTTTACTCCTAGAAATCAAAAAGCCAACATCTCCTAAATCCCAAAAAGGAGAATTAATTCCTTTTTTAAAAGAAAATTCATTTGTAGAATTAAAAATTTTTTCTGTTTTATATATATCACCGAAGTAATAATCACAATTCAACGTATTGACCCAACTTCCTTTTTCTGTTGAAAAATAAGTATTTTCAAATAAAATAGCTTCAGTAATTATTTTTTTATAAAGTTTATCTTCAATCACAAATTGCTTCTGAACTTCTAATAAAGTAAATATAATACCTGAATTTCCTTTTAAAAAACCCATTACGGGAGCAAAAGAATTCATATCTTCATCCCAAAAAACACCTCCTTTAGAAAACCTTGCTTTTCCAATTATTACATTTAAGCATTCTATTATTTCATTTTTAAGATATTCTAAAGAACTAACTTGATATAGATGTAATAAGGATAATAAATACCCAGCTAATCCTTCTTCTAAATTTACTTTAATACAGTCAAATTTATTCGTTTTCTTTTCTGTCAATTTATTAGCTTTATCAAGATATTGTTGCTCTGAAAAGAGTTTATAAACTTCTAATAAAACAAATATCAATCCTCCTATACCATCATAAAAGCCTATTTTACAGTTTTTGTTTTCATAATGAAGAATACATTCTTGTAATCCTTTATCAATTAATTCTCTTACTTCTTTTTTATCAATTGAATGTTTGTAATATGTAATCAAAAATAGGATAATCCCTAAATTACCGTTTAAGATTCCAAAGAGAGATTTTCTATCAAAAATGTTTTTAGCATAAGATCTTTCAATAGTTTCCCAATGAATAGATTGATTCTTTTTATTTATTCTAGATTCAAAAAGAATAATTCTGAATAGTTGTTCTGTGAAAATCTGCATATTTATAGTTCTTAGTCTTTATAGTTCTTAGTCTTGTGCCACACAATTTAAAATAAAATTAACATAATCTACAAATCGCAACAAACCATTAATAATCACTTAAAAAAAGATGATTAAATAGATAAAAACATCTTGTATTTAATGTTATACAATTGGAACAAATCATTTAAAAAAAAAAAATTTAATATTTTAACAATCTACTTAACATATATAAACAATTATTTAAAATATTATGTATTACTAATACTATCCAATTTCGCTTAATAAATCTGTATATACGGATAAAAGTAGGTTTAAAGACAATGTTTTTTCATAAAAAAACACCCAACAACCCACAAATTTCTTTATGGCTTGTTGGGTGATTTTATCACTATAAATTGAGAATTATCTCACTAATAATTTAGTTGATGTATTGTTTCCAAACTCATCTGAAATTACAACAACATACAAACCAGCTGTTAAGACATTCACACCTACGTTTGTTTGTGATGTAAATGATTTACTCAACTCCATCTGTCCCATCAAATTATAAATCTGAACTGTTGACACCCCTACTGATTGAGTAGAAATTGTAACTTGATCAGTTGCTGGGTTAGGATATACACTTACTGTAAATGTATCTTCCGTTTCTGAAATTGCAGCTACTCTTGCTCCACTTCCTGTCACTTCCGTAAGTGTAATATCATCTAAATAAGCATTCCCTGAAGAATTTTTAGATCTCCAAAATCCAAATTTTGTATTTTCTACATCATCAGTTGTAAACGTGAATGTATGTTTAGTTCTTACTGTAGATACGATAGATTTTGAAGCATAAGCGTTTCCTGCATCTGCGTTAGATAAAGAGAAGCTTGCATGCACAGAATTGTCTTCTACATAAGCATAAAAACTGATTTCATACGTTGTTAATGCTTTAGTTTTAAATACCTGATTTGCACCTGCATTTCCATTTATAGACATTGCAGCAGACCCATTATCTTGTGTTGTAGTAATATTACCACCCCCCCAAGTAATCCAACCAATTGTTGATTTTTCAAAATCACCATTTACAACATAAGCAGTTTCTTCTAATTTAATTTCATCTATAAAAGCATTACCTACACCGTTTCCTGGTCTCCAGAAGAATACCTTTACAGAATCTGTACTTGCACTTGTTGTAAACATAAACTGATGTAAAGTATATTCCGTATCATAAATTTGAACGTTACCTATACCATTGTCTTTCTCATTGTTTACACCAAATACAACTCTATCATTTTCTGGATCTACCACTTTTACGAAACCAGATAGCGTATAAGTAGTATTTGGCTTCACTTTTACCCATTGTCTTATTGATGATGGGCCTGTAAGTTTAGCAGCAAGGCTACCGTGGTGCGAAGAACTTCCTGTATTAGCATCTGCCCATTTTCCCCAGTTTGTTAAACCATTTTCGAAATCACCATTTAATACTTCTGTAATAACATCTGTACCAACCGCAACTGTTACACTAGCAGTAAGTCCTTTATCTTCTGTTGTAACTTGAATAGAAGTAGTACCTTCTGCTACTGCTGTTACTAAACCATTGGCATCTACTGTTGCTACTGCTGTGTTTGCACTAAACCACGTTACATTTTTATTCGATGCATTATTTGGTAGAATTACAGCTTGTAATTGCTGTGTTGCTCCTTCTAATAATTGCACTGTATTTTGCGGAGAAGTTGATACACTTTCTACTCTAATTACAGATGGATCAATTTCGCTATTGTAATTGTTATCTGCTCCAACATTTGGAAGATAAGTAGTAAGATCAACTGCATTGCCGTAGATATCATGAGAAGCAACTACAGTAATATCTTTAAAGATACCCTGCCCTGCCATTGGGAATGTAGGTTCTGGGAATGTTTTACCAGCATCTACAACAACACTTCCTTCATAAATTTGATACCCTTCAATATTTTTTGCTCCTGCATTTACAAAACTTGGATTACCACTTAAAGCTGAGTTATCTAAATTCGTAAAAGCTGAATTGATGTTCCCTCTAAAAAGGTTATTGTCTACAATTAACTCACCATTATTCTGAATATCAATTTCTACTTTTTCTCCCATAACACCACTACCTGTTTGTACAAAAATGTTGTTATAGATATAAGTATCCTCACTAAATAAAGAGAAGTCTGGTGCGTTATTAGCATCTAAATAAACAGTGTTATTGTACACATAAACATCATCAGAAGGTACAGGTGTGTTATCTGTTCCTACATACCCTGAAGTCCAAATAGTACTACCATGATTTGTTCTAAAACCATCGTTTACACTCACATTATAACGGTAAGCAACGTTATGGTTATCTCCTAAAACTTCTACAAAACCACCTTCGCTATCTTCACTATAGTTGTATTGATAAATAATATTTCTATTACCAAAATCAATATGCATTCCATAAGAATCACCAGAACCTCTGACACTATAAGAACGGTTGTACTGACCAATTACATTTATACATTTAAATACCCACATACCACTGCCTCTACCTGCTAAACGAGGTTCAGAAGCCATACTATGACCTGAGCGATCAAAATCGTTATTATCAACTAATGCATTGTACATTTTAGATAAAATTACTCCTGATCCACCCGTTTTAGTAAATGTATTATTACGAATAATAAAATCCATATTTCTATTGATAGTATCATTTCCTACTACATCAGAACCTTTATGGATTGCCCATACACCTGCTTTTCCTAGGTGAGTAAAATAGCAATCTTCTACTAATACATTTTTGATAGACACTTCTAAATCTGGTTCATTGGCATCAGATTCAAAACGAAGACCTGTTACGCTTAAATCATTAAATTCTTCAGGTACACCTACACCAAAAATATCAGAAAATTTTAAATCTCTAAACTCTAAGTTAGACGATACACCACCCCACTTATTAGCCGTTACACGAATACCATAGCTATTTGATTCGCCATATGTAAATCGATCATTGTTTTGTCTG is a genomic window of Flammeovirga pectinis containing:
- a CDS encoding lanthionine synthetase LanC family protein, with the translated sequence MQIFTEQLFRIILFESRINKKNQSIHWETIERSYAKNIFDRKSLFGILNGNLGIILFLITYYKHSIDKKEVRELIDKGLQECILHYENKNCKIGFYDGIGGLIFVLLEVYKLFSEQQYLDKANKLTEKKTNKFDCIKVNLEEGLAGYLLSLLHLYQVSSLEYLKNEIIECLNVIIGKARFSKGGVFWDEDMNSFAPVMGFLKGNSGIIFTLLEVQKQFVIEDKLYKKIITEAILFENTYFSTEKGSWVNTLNCDYYFGDIYKTEKIFNSTNEFSFKKGINSPFWDLGDVGFLISRSKDSNEYKLVIDSLNTLVENYLQQTHTHSQIELNKIGGVIISLYALGELSVDYNLDLIIDTISKSDTASSHYLNEHISDLSFFKGIVGKGYLILKLKERNISSVLTPFTGERKEQKEFLDIDVWAEILKCQLNKLSINFKINKPKLELFYDLFDVFFKQEFIENQFLQASLIEEKIKFRLRSKEENWLYVMANYKKNSQQNFKLKSNEKIKRKDNLFTFFDKIDNKNYILFPHPKGSILKKEISSIDSFLLNEVRNNAIDYHHLLEVMLQSNNSFQKMEKEHLENRIQELLKNGFIEKVN
- a CDS encoding Ig-like domain-containing protein, coding for MKKNYLKIITLLLFFTNALFGATFNGEVIEAENETITGDTNTLEKEFASGGSYVKIKSTVGNEGTINFTISDVVEAGLYKLHVYAFNGGITQSVNVIVNGGAASQETIQPSNFAYEDYATVSLIDVSLAAGTNTISITTNDSDLSIDKFTVTEHYNIFYFSADGDDDANDGSLASPWKTIEKASEVAQKETSGGLLSPGSQLLFRAGDTFEGNFMVKCSGTAALPIHISSYGVGELPIISGSGAIAGGDYFEAIKLLNVSHIVVSKLWIKNDRQNNDRFTYGESNSYGIRVTANKWGGVSSNLEFRDLKFSDIFGVGVPEEFNDLSVTGLRFESDANEPDLEVSIKNVLVEDCYFTHLGKAGVWAIHKGSDVVGNDTINRNMDFIIRNNTFTKTGGSGVILSKMYNALVDNNDFDRSGHSMASEPRLAGRGSGMWVFKCINVIGQYNRSYSVRGSGDSYGMHIDFGNRNIIYQYNYSEDSEGGFVEVLGDNHNVAYRYNVSVNDGFRTNHGSTIWTSGYVGTDNTPVPSDDVYVYNNTVYLDANNAPDFSLFSEDTYIYNNIFVQTGSGVMGEKVEIDIQNNGELIVDNNLFRGNINSAFTNLDNSALSGNPSFVNAGAKNIEGYQIYEGSVVVDAGKTFPEPTFPMAGQGIFKDITVVASHDIYGNAVDLTTYLPNVGADNNYNSEIDPSVIRVESVSTSPQNTVQLLEGATQQLQAVILPNNASNKNVTWFSANTAVATVDANGLVTAVAEGTTSIQVTTEDKGLTASVTVAVGTDVITEVLNGDFENGLTNWGKWADANTGSSSHHGSLAAKLTGPSSIRQWVKVKPNTTYTLSGFVKVVDPENDRVVFGVNNEKDNGIGNVQIYDTEYTLHQFMFTTSASTDSVKVFFWRPGNGVGNAFIDEIKLEETAYVVNGDFEKSTIGWITWGGGNITTTQDNGSAAMSINGNAGANQVFKTKALTTYEISFYAYVEDNSVHASFSLSNADAGNAYASKSIVSTVRTKHTFTFTTDDVENTKFGFWRSKNSSGNAYLDDITLTEVTGSGARVAAISETEDTFTVSVYPNPATDQVTISTQSVGVSTVQIYNLMGQMELSKSFTSQTNVGVNVLTAGLYVVVISDEFGNNTSTKLLVR